The DNA segment GGATGGAAGGGATGACAACGCAAAATCCGCCGAGTCGCCATCCAGCCACCACGCCATATACCAAATCTCTCAATGGCTTCTATTGCATACATTGAACAAGTTGGTTGAAAGCGACAAGTCGGGGGAAACAGTGGCGAAATAAACATTCTGTAACCTTTAATCAACCAAATAAATAATACTTTCATCGCGATCGCCTAAAATCTTATAATCTAGGAATAAATGTCAAAAATTCCTATCTTGTAGTTTCTTTGTTATCTCCAGCTATCGATTTAAACTCAATTTCACCTTTGTGGCTGCAAATTACCGCAACTACGGTTTGGGTGTCACTCATCCTCCTAATCGCTTGGGTGGTACATCGCTTTGCTAAGGGCGAACCAGAAATAGTCAGAAAAATAGTTCACATTGGCACTGGGAATGTCATATTGCTGGCTTGGTGGCTCAATGTTCCCGCCAGTTTAGGCATTACAGCTTCCATTGTCGCCAGTGCCATCACCTTACTATCATACCGATTTCCGCTGCTTCCCGGTATTAATAGCGTGGGTAGGCAAAGTTTAGGAACCTTCTTTTATGCTGTCAGCATGGGCATTTTAGTAGCTTGCTTCTGGCACATACAACAGCCCCAATATGCAGCTATTGGCATCATGGTCATGGCTTGGGGCGATGGGTTAGCCGCTTTGATTGGGCAGCGTTTTGGTCAACATAAGTATAAAGTCTGGGGAGCGCAAAAAAGCTGGGAAGGCTCCTTGACGATGGCTTTAGTTAGTTTTATTGTCAGTAGTCTGATTTTACTGGGTGTAGAAGGAAACCTTTGGCAAACTTGGGTAGTATCCTTAGCGATCGCTTTAGCTGCTACTAGTTTAGAAGCTATTTCATTTCTGGGTATTGATAATTTAACAGTTCCTTTAGGTAGTGCCGGTCTGGGATTTTTGTTAATTGATATCTTGCTGCACCATTCTCTATAAAACCAGGGATCTCGCGATCGCTCAAAGGTGTCTACATCACAAATGATTAGAATAATTCGTATTTTAAATAACATTAATTTTTTTCAATTACGGTCACGCGATCGCCTAGCCAGATAATTGAAAACTCGATTATTTGATGACATAGCCGCAAAACCTGGAATATTGTCTATTTATTTTCTCAAAGTATGAGTTTGACTGCAAAAAAATTAGACTTTATATCTACTTTGAGGAGTAAATATACAAGATTGATTTCTACCTAGAGATTTATGAATTCCTGAGAAGCAGTGCTTATAGTTAAGTTCTTAGGTGGTCACAAACCTATGTACGTAAGTGAGGCTAACAATCATGTCATATGAAATACTTGCATCAGAACTGTTTGTCACTTTATCTGATGACCAACAAGAACTTGTAGCTGGTGGTCAAGACTTTGAACTGGCTGGTAGCAACTTCGCTAACAGAGTTGCAAACTTACAAGGAACAAGTAATGCCGGGCCAGATGGTAGTAGTGCTAACTCTACAGGTGATGTTACAGCTATCAATACTGCGGCACAAGACTTGATGGGATTGGGTGCAGCAGAAGTTCCTGACATTGAAGCTTTGGGTGCTGCACCAGTTCTTAACGGTGGCGGCACTGGTGGTGGCGGTGGTGGCGGTGGTGCTGGTGAAGGTTAATCAACTAAACCAGCCAAACCGTTGAACCATTCCTACAGTTAACCCGGAAAGCTGATCTGCCACATTCAAGCGTTTGAAGCATTTGAGTAGGAAATGGTGGGTGGGAGTTATCAACAAATCCTGCTCACCAAAATCTACCATTATGAACTCGAATTACTCAACTATTGCAGAGATCACCCTGGTTAATTTCCCCAGGAAATATGGTGGCGCTGAACTAATTAAGCACTCTGGGTTTCCTGTTCTCAGGCGTGGAAAGTAGGCTTTAATTCCAGAAATTTCTGGCCAATTGATTTTGGCTGAATACTTCATATCTGGAACCTTCTGTTTAAGAATTACGTAAATGAGGCTAACAATCATGACAAGACATATCGTATCAGAATTGTGTGTCGCCTTATCAGACGAGCAACAAGAACTCGTAGCTGGCGGTGCTGACTTTGAGCTAGCTGGGAGCAATTTCGCTAACAGAATAGCAAATTTACAAGGAACAGCCAATTCTGGCCCAGGCGGTAGCACTGCTAACTCCACAGGTCAGTTGACAGCTGTTAACTCTGCGGCACAAGACTTGATGGGATTGGGTGCGGCAGAAGTTCCTGAAGTTGACGCTTTGGGCGCTGCGCCAGTCCTTAACGGTGGCGGTGGCGCTGGCGGTGGCGCTGGCGGTGGTGAGGAGTAATATCAACTCCGATCTAGTAGTTTGTCAAGTTAAACTTCACGGGTAAGCAAACCTCAAAACTACTTTGAGAAAGTGCTAGATACATCTGCGATCGCTAACGTGAATA comes from the Nodularia sp. NIES-3585 genome and includes:
- the yidD gene encoding membrane protein insertion efficiency factor YidD; protein product: MKVLFIWLIKGYRMFISPLFPPTCRFQPTCSMYAIEAIERFGIWRGGWMATRRILRCHPFHPGGYDPVPEAKHNCCDHNLPNSGKQTTEDHHKGS
- a CDS encoding diacylglycerol/polyprenol kinase family protein, whose translation is MLSPAIDLNSISPLWLQITATTVWVSLILLIAWVVHRFAKGEPEIVRKIVHIGTGNVILLAWWLNVPASLGITASIVASAITLLSYRFPLLPGINSVGRQSLGTFFYAVSMGILVACFWHIQQPQYAAIGIMVMAWGDGLAALIGQRFGQHKYKVWGAQKSWEGSLTMALVSFIVSSLILLGVEGNLWQTWVVSLAIALAATSLEAISFLGIDNLTVPLGSAGLGFLLIDILLHHSL
- a CDS encoding CTB family bacteriocin, with the protein product MSYEILASELFVTLSDDQQELVAGGQDFELAGSNFANRVANLQGTSNAGPDGSSANSTGDVTAINTAAQDLMGLGAAEVPDIEALGAAPVLNGGGTGGGGGGGGAGEG
- a CDS encoding CTB family bacteriocin translates to MTRHIVSELCVALSDEQQELVAGGADFELAGSNFANRIANLQGTANSGPGGSTANSTGQLTAVNSAAQDLMGLGAAEVPEVDALGAAPVLNGGGGAGGGAGGGEE